The segment GGGAGTTCACCTATTTTGAGACaacattttttaaggtttgggGAGGCACAAATAATTTTTTGCTGTATACagtttgagttaaaaataaTCACAGGCTTCGAATCTTAAGATCAGtctaatgcaaaactgataatGACGTCAATGTTTGTAAAGCAGCATTTATATGAATCACTATGAAATTCTGGAGACTGAAGTTGCTTTAGGATGGCAGAAATCAGTTCTGGTCACTCACACTAGCCACTAACCTGAAGGACACTCAGGTTTCACACTGATAGTGCTTTGAGCAATTTCTACTGTAGGTAAGATATTGACTATTAATAACAACTCAGAACatctgaactgttcctttaatcCCAGATGGTACACATTCAGTAATACCACTGGTCTAGGTACTAAGTGTTGCATCTGTCACGAGACAAACTTatcttttgtagttttatttatacattaaactgactttttcttcatctttgaGGTAGTATCTCAATGGGCTCCAACTGTTAGCAACAAATTGTGAAATGCAGTCACAAAGAAGTTTCCAAactgtctcaaaacatttgcaagggttccttttttcctcacttGTGTCGCAGGTCCTTGTAACGCTAAAATTCTGAGCATCTTTAAAACGTTTGagacaagtttttttaaaaatgtcacagtcATTGCTGGTGTCTGGAACCTGTCTCAAAcctttctcagtttagtttccataCTTCTAGAGaacttgtgttgcttttttttttttttttgacattacTGCATGTTTGCAAACTAAATTTTGGCTCAAAATTTGGGAAAATGAGTGGATTTTCACGTCATATTGTGTCTCCAATTGGTTCCAAACAGTCACAACCCATACAGCTtaatctttaataataaaaaaatttctATCACCATGATCTATGATGACAGCCGGCTTCTTATTGAAGCATGTTTTCAAATAGTTATGTGCCATAACACTAGCACAAAAATTTGGGTGGGTATATTGCTATTTTAGAAAACAGCATCATATTACTCTCAGAATATCTTCTCAACATCTTGTAAACAAGTTCAGTTCTTTCATACCTGCTAATGTGTCCCTGGTGAAGggaatttattgttttaatgaaggTTGTTGTTCTTTCGGCTGTTACCTTCTTCAGCGGCTGCCACACAATAGTTTTGGAATTAGTcttacaccagatgcccttcctgtcGCAACCAAGGTTCAAACCTGTAGCCGCAGGTTTACGACACCTctgcactgaccaccgagcgaCCACAGCCTGCCTATTGGTTTACATTTAAGAGGACACAGTTAGTTAATAATATTTAATCCTTTTTCTTTGCTCCATCAACTGAGTAAGAAAGGGCATCCTTTCACATCCAAACACATCCAAAATCGGAGTGAAAGTATATCAGCTACTATCAATATGCTACTATTGAtcataaaaaacacaccaaGGTTTAAGCTTTCAGACCCACTTTGACAAAAGACTTTAAGCTCCACCTGTAGTTTTATGGGATAGTGGATCACTTTTTACCACCACCATGTCTCAGACTCAATGTTCATCATCAAAACGTGAgtgaaaatgtgcatttatgtaAGATTAGTTGTACTCTGATGTGTTCTTGATCATGAATATAATGTATGTAACTGTTACTTTCAgacaaatgcaaataaagacTAATATAAAGGTAAGTATTAAACCTGTAGGTCCGTTTGCTGCATCTTTTAAACGCAGGTTCAAGGAAAGCGAGAAATGAGCAGACTGCAAATGAGTTCCCAGtcccttttcttccttttcactccttttttttccacccctttTCACATCAGCAAAATTTATGAGGCCATTACGAGTGTGGATGCAGTGTCAACACTGGCCAGCTAATATCTTTATCCAGCacggtgaggaagaggagggggtggCTGTCAGGCGACACACACGCTGCTCAGGAGACAAACTGCCCTGTGAGTTTACAGCTCAGCTGAACACACACTTAACACTCTTTAGCATCTCAAACACATTAGCTTCCCTCTTTAAGGCGGCGGCTTAAATAATTATTCAGACggaagtctttcttttttccttgttttgagAAGAAAATGTTCACAGCAGGAGGAAATTGGTGGGAAGACCCGGAGGAGAAAAATCAATGGAGTTCTGCTTGTGGACTACACTGTCATGACATACATTCAGCCATCTACTGTACGGAGGCAGAGGGCTTATAAAGTCGCTTGTTAAAAGCGGCGTTCAAAAATAAGTCTGGCATTACTGTATTTAATCCGTTATTTGTCAGCAAATCCCACAAAATACTATTAAGAACAAAGACTTTCTCTCAATGCGCTTTTGCTTCCCAGTGCTGTCTGTGGCTCTCAGCTTCAGGTTCAccgaaaataaaaatatctttagaCTGTCATGATAACATAATTACATGAacgaaaaacttttttttcccctaaagcTGACACATCTTCATATTTACCACACATTACTTAAGGAGGAGTTCATTTGTTTGGGATTTATTGCTCTTTTAGGATCAAATCTACAATCCTTACAAGTTCATTAAATGCCCTACAAGCCTGTACGAAATCGTTGTCTTTGCCCTGAGTTTTTACCATTGTCGAGCATCACTTTCACGCATCATTTTGTCCTGTAGGTTCTCCGCTCATTTACTTaatctccctcctcctctgctcccaAGCGCCCTGCGGCAGAGGAGTCCTTCCTAATGAGCCGGGTCatgcttcaggtttttttttctggtaaagAAAGTTTCCCACTTAAGAGTTTTAACCTCTTTACACGGGGGAGTTAAATGCAAAACGGGGAATGCTTAGGAGTTTGTAATGGTGCATCAGAAGTTTCAGTTTAGTGATGTCAGTTTTTCTTCAAGAGcaattattataatatttacagttttactcATGAAAATCTTTGAATatgtgagttttgttttcatgtttcatacAAAAGTTGTATAATACAGAGATGCCTCCAAGTCTTATATACATAATCCTAATCTGAAATAGTGGATTGtatttattgaaactctcagaaaataattattagatgaacatctacaactgatcagttTTTAAAGTGAACCAAATTtcagatggccgccacagcctatcaaccttagcaaacacaaaaaggactcaaactcatttaattttacacatattaagctaaaactgggtgtgctgggagctgaaagtcattcacagcacatcgTCTAAGTTCTAACAGTGTATGCAAGAGCTTCGTTTAAAATCTTggcctgcttctcctttccgggtcgcggggaactgtttggtgcctgtctccagccatCGCTGTGAGAGAGtcggggggacaccctggacaggttgcaagtccatcacagggacacatggagacaaacaaccattcatgctctcactcacacccagggATAATTTTAGAGTTACCGATTAACCTAAATCTGAGGGAGGAAACAGGGAGAACATTTagactccacccagaaaggccccaggtcaggaagcgatcctgAAACcgtcttgctgtgaggcgacagctctcaCCACTGTGCCCCCCATAATCAattcaaataaactttattgtcacTCTGCTACATACATAATACGCAGTTGAGCAAAATGTTGCTCCATCAAACCCGAgcataaaataaacagcaataaTTATTGTATTTGATGATAGCAgcatcaaaaagaaaactcaggACTTTTATTGAAACTGATAAACTTTAAGTGATCCCAAGCCCAGCCTGAACAATTTGAGGTcagcagagagagaaggaaTTATTTACACCATTAATTCAGCTGCCCCAAGTTGTGAGAGGAACTGCCGCCAAACGCTATTATTACAAACTCCACGGGCGTTTGTCCTTCTTTCCCAGATCCATCTGCTGCTGAGTCGACAGTGCAGCAGGCCTCCCATCAAGCTCACTGGCACCAGCCTGTTTTACATGTGGCTGTTTAACACAAGCGCAGCAGGAGCGACATTACGGCCTCGTGGCGAGAGGGGCTCAATGGCCGTGGCAACATTAGCTCTTATTATACTCAGCAACTCATTACAGGCTCGCCGTGGGGTGATGCTGACCGAGGGACCTGTGGCTCCATCTGAAGCGCATCCTCTTGCAGTGTGGAGGTGGCGATACATGCCGGCGCAAGTCTATTCACTGATGTGCCATTAAAGAAGCATACAGCAGCAAAACAGTGCTGGTGTTTAGCAGTTTGGGCTTTTGAGGCAGTAATAATGTCTGCCCTAAGGACAAAgtgcatcattttaaaatgttgacaaatcAATCTTTTGTGCACTCTAATGGTAATACAAATTCTGTccggaaacaaacaaacaaaaaatggatcAAACAGGTTATGTTGCCATAATTATATCAAAATACACCAGTGAAGTGCTAAGCTCACAGTTAAACGCTTCAACTGAAGTGGTTAATTCGATTTAAAGGTAAAGggtaattgcatttttaaagcggggttctgtggaaaagtaaCAAACTggtaatatctcacctgttgtagataacactgtgaacaacctcagtttgataAAAAACGGTTAAGTCTCATGTaatgatgagctaacagctagtcagatcTGTAGAGAAAGCTTCTAATACAGTTTCTGCAAAGATGGTCCAAatggcaacaaacaggacaaaggaaggattttcttttaaaacattataatGTGGTGAAGTTGAccaatgacattttctgtgtaaaGCATCATATCTGTTGTCTTGTCAGTCTTTTATGTGAGTTTTGAGTAAAAATGTATTCCCCAACCATGTTTTGTGAGCatgaagacattaaaaaaatcctcaaaattTCAAATTCTTGTCTTTAGATTGTTTACGTTTCTGTAGTTGCGATctcaaaatgcaaaatgctGAACTAGGGTCTGGTTTCAAACCTTCAACCAGTTCAATGAGTTTGCAGTAGTAGCATCTACCCTGGGATTGATCATTTATGAGTTTGATTCACTTTCCCAGTTTACAAATTCAGTCCCAGCAGAAAGTGTGcataacaaaaatgaaataaaagcctCTTTTAGAGAGCTGTAGGTGGTTTGAGCTTGAAGCTCTCCTGGACCAAACTGGAGTTACACCAATTAAACcatttctctgtttctgctgaaaagTAGTCAGTTTTAAttcattatttcatttgtttatttcaccaaaaatgtaaaactgctcCTTTGAACGTCACAAACGAGCAACAATTTCCCTGAGCTAAAAGAATTATCGAATGGCCCTTTATGTTTCTCCTTACAAAATGAATTTCAACCACACTTAAGGAGAAAAAAGTAAAGCTTTCATCATCTAATCTGGTTAGCCTGAATGATCTGATTACAGACTTTGTGAGGAGAAAGGACAGGGTCTCAATGTGCTTTCCTAAACGGAACATGAATGTCCTAATGATTTCTTTATTGGATAAATTATAAAAGGTTTTCCTTTCCACGGgctgaaaaaaaattgagattAGAACAAAACCAAATCTAGGGGAGATTTAGACGACGACATATAAAGTTTGCATGAGACCTTTGCACAATCTGAACCTCTTTATCCTTTGACTAAATCCCTCCGAGCATGGATATATTTCATTTTACCAtgttgaaagtttcattttgttgGAACAGAAGATACCCATCATAGCTCATTGACTTGTCTGTTCTCTGTTTGCCTTTTATATAACTGCATTAACAAGAGGCCAGACCTGCCCCTTCCATCTCAGATCAAGAACACGTTACCTGTGTGCTcaaaaggagaggagggaggatcGTCCGACACGATCAGCCTCTAGCGCGTTGTATCATTTGTATAACCACTactgtaatcattttaaaatcacaacaaaagagGGGCTCCGTTTGTCGGAGATCGGGACAGTCATGCTGGCAACTgattcaagctgaaaatgtcacatcaaGGAACAGTCAGCAAAGACATGACTTATTGTTGTGATCATGAGAACAAGAGGCCGATTTCTCCAGATAATGAGATGAAACTAAATTGATTATCTCCGATAACTCAGGTCAACTCAGGACTTtgggaagaaacaaaacaaaactaagaaccCAAAACTAAGGCCCTGGCATTGTCAGATTTTGTAATTTGGGgattttgtacaaaaataaatcaaaatatgatttttttcttagttttgttaGTGACTTCATTTTTTTGGCACACAAAGCTACACGTCCACCATAAAGGATGTGATTCTATTAGTCACACAGAGGCACACTGATGCCTCCATACAGTCATGATGATATACCACCTAAAAGCTCATCATAATGAGAGATAATAATGACAATACTCAGATTCTATGGTCAGTGACAGATCATTATAAAtgcacacattaaaaacaaagtgtcgcattttaaatgtaaaagcttTTTACCATTTAAGTCGCCCTCTAATCATCCCACCTCAGtcattgtttcagttttttacagATCTTCAAGGTTAGGAGTTGaagaatatttgttttctaaaatgagcagctttcTCCTCTGgtgtaaataaagtatttatcaATTTTTGCAGGTGAGGGCTGCACAGTGGGTTTTCCCTGAGTGCCCTgcttttttcctgcagctcagtaacatgtatgttaggttaactggtgatTATATTGCCCTGGGCACATGGTTGCAGGCTTTAAGTGTTTGTCCTGTGATGGATCGCATGAGAAACGTTTTGGACGAGTGGTTAGAGTAACACGTCTTCAGTTCTCCATCACTGCCCCAACATGCTTATTCCCCCCCAAAGCTGtgttttttcatcatttgtCCCTCCACTGAATCCTACCCACCTGCAACAGGACTTTTGCAGAGCTCGGTGCTCCTTTTCTCCCACAGCTTCATAAAATCCTTTTGAAGGCAGAGTTTTTGGAGGACAGCGTGTTCATGGGGCCTGTACAGATGGACAGAACTAAGTTACTATTtccaaacagtattttttattataaaatgtgaACTAAAGACAGCAATAACTGACCTGACTTCAGCTGCAGCACCCACACACATCTTACTGAGAGCCAGAAGGAAGCGAGGGGGTGAAGCTCGGTCCTGCTGTCAGGATTCCTTCTGCTCCCATCTTATCAGCCAGCAGGTGGAGCCACTGAGCGGTGCTGATCCTCACTGCTGCACTGAGGCTGCTGAGGAGAGACAGatacattaaatacatttatttctttagtgGCTTAATGATTCTGATTCTTCATCATGACCTCATCTCAGTCCAGTGTTCAGCAGAGCAGTCAGAACCCGTCCTGGGCTGCAGTTCTGCATCATGGCCTCCAGGACCAGGTGGACCTGCTGCTGAACAAACACATTTGCAGAGCCGTGTGAGATCCTCAGTAGCAGAGCCTGATATTTTCACCTCAACGTCCTTGTCCTTCTGCAGGGTTTCTACGGCTGCACAGAAAGCAAACTTCTAACACAGATGTTCcaaatgtgcagatttttacACACATGTGGAGAAAAGAGATCAGTCAGAGTACGGTCTTAGATTCCTCCTCTGTGACCGCCACACACGCTTCATGAAGTTTCACCATCAGTGTGTCTCGATGGTGCTGTCCCAGAGTCTGGACCGATCTCagccctatatatatatatatatatatatatatatatatatatatatatataaagtgtCTGTTGAACAAGATTTGATTTTGTCAGATATCAGCTCTTAAACAATCTACTCAACATCTGAAATTTAGATTACACCAAGAACAGATTCTTTCCTtggacagcttttttttgtttgtttgtttttttaaactcaacaaaaagagaaaaatctgctTATTGACTACACACTGAGGTCTCTCTTACCTCAGAGAGTATAAAGTTATCACCTGTTCAACTTGGTGAAAATATAAATACCTCAaattcaataaaacaataaatcctgattttttttgtgttatataTATTAAACTATTTTGAGAATAAGTCATTATATCCACCACAACTCATATGAGAAGGTGCACAAGCGCAATTTATTGACTTCCaaggtaaaaagaaacaaaaaagtgcaTCTGCAATGTACCCATTCATgcatttttaaccattttttaatGCCTGCTTGATCCTGcagggtcgtggggagctggtgtccccCTCCAGTGGTTATCAGGCGAGAGACGAGGTGGACCCTGGACAGATCATCGGTCCGTCACAGATCTGCAACGCAGCCCTGCAATAGTTTGAGTGACAGGAACTTCACATCCACCACATTAAAGTTTCACAAGATGAAGCTGTGGATTTACTTCAAAGCTAACTTATATTCTGTCGTTATTACTTAATTCctttaaataatgtatttattaagTAAAATATCCATCTATGTTGAGTCACAACTTCTGAGGATATTCACAAACAGCCTGACTCCTaccaaggattttttttgtgtgttgctttttttcaggACAATTAAGAGGCAAAAAGTCAttataaatagttaaaataaagaacattagCTGATAACTTCAGTGCAGAATAAAGACCGGAGTGGTCTTTCTTACAAACCTGAATAGCATCCTCTAGTGGTTACTTTCATATTGcaactcaaaatgaaacaaaaccaaagcaatCAGTGGTAATTTGGGGGATATTTATTAAATGCTTCAGTTCTAAAGGAGGTATTTACGCTCACGAAGAAGCCATCAGGTTGTGTTCCTGTAGAAGGAAAGCATTTCATCTAAACTCTGAGCGCCTTCAGGAGGCTGCTGAGCCTGGCTTTGATCTGCAGGCGGGGGTGGAAACGGGGGCGGATATTGGTACGAGTACTGTGGGGGAAACGGAGGAAGGACGTGTGGCGGACCTGCAAACTGAaaaggaggcggaggaggaaaCTGAGGATAGAAAGGAGGCGGAGGGGGATACTGGGGGTTAAAAGAGGGAGCTGAACGTGGGGAAGTGTCCGCAGGTGGAGGCTGTGAAGGCTGTGAGGGcgctggaggagcagctggagactGAGGCTGCGGTTCGGCCTCGCTCTCTGAGGTTCCTCCTGGACGCTTCGCAAACCGGAAGGACATGCTGGACTTATTCTCCTGATTCTTAGTCTTTGCTGGTTTGGGCCTTTTCTCGTCAGAGAAGTATGCAGAGGGAGGGGCGAATTCTGAGTCTCGCTCATCCCGACGACGAGTTTTCCACTCGCTGAACATGTActctgaaagaaaacatcagaaCTAACTTTAGACCCAGTCCAGGAGCACATGACTGAAAtgtaacctgaacatttacagttttgtcTTAAAGAGGCTCCAACTTAATTCTTGATCTGCAGATTTATTGTTTGACGGTATGTGCTGGATAACTTTAACccgagaacaatgtttttatgaaaGTAGCCATGTTTCTGTCAATTATGATGCAAAATGTAGGAGTTTGGTACAGCTGAAGGCAGAGACGTTCAGCGAACCATTCCGATTTACGCatgaaaattacattaaatacGATACTGAATAATTCTCAATTTTTAACAATCAAGGTGTTTACTCACACACGCTGTCATTGTGTTCAGAATCTGAGGAGGTGagtgtaaaagttttaacacagacttggaaaaaaaagacttaccTTTGCCCCTGTCCCATTCTCTGACATGAGGGACTCCAGGTTTAGTGTCCCTCCTCTCCTGAATTTCCACTTCCACCCTCTTGAGAATGCTGACCTCTGGTGGCACATCTGATTGAAGGATGGGCCCAACCATCTCAGGCTCCTCATCCTTTCctgaaacaaagaacaaaccaCACTTTCAGTTCGCTGCACCGCATCCTCTGatctgacacaaacacagagttaCAGACTGAGGCGGCAGCTGAGATGGAGTCTGTGGACACCAACCTTGATTCTCCTCCggttctttctcctcttcctcactgccgTCCAGTTTTGccttcttcatcttcctctgccTCACCTTGGCTAGCCGGGCCTGAAGGATGGACTGCCTCTTCTCCTTGAGTCGTTCTCTTTTAGTCCGCTGCTCTGTCGTCTGAAGGACAGAGAGACGCATTAATCATCAGATTCAAGATTACTTtgatttaaatagttttcaTAAATGCTTAAagactacagaaaaaaaaaattccaaagaAATTTAAGTAAAATTTGAATGATGACAAATCAAGAATGATGATGAAATGTTaattaatttcatgttttacatttctCCTACTCAGTTCTAGGAACTTGCCATCCAATCATAATTTTAAGACCGTTGCTGGTTATGATGCAACagttccttcagtaaatatctgtaccgttagcaaaatatctcatgaaccacatgaaactctcagaaaataatacCTGGATACCTCATCATAAGAAGCTCTTAGTtaaaaaaacttcaacatttaaAGAGGTGGGCGATATGCGTTCCTCCAAGAAACGCTAGGCTTGTAATTTCTGTCTGTTCTTGATGTCATCCTGGCctgacatttctgttttctgtttctattcATGAATGCCCCACACACCTGGTCCCTGAGCATGTCCAGAGTTTCCCTCTGCTTTCTGCGGTGCTCTTCATCCTGAGCGAAAGCGTAGTAGCCCACACCAAGGTCTCGAGCCTCTGAGATAGAAGGGAAAGGAAAAAGTtgtttcagacaaaaataagaaaGCGAGCTTCAAAAGgtatttggaaatatttttgatCAGATGTTTACCTTGTGCTCTAATATCCTCATAATGAATTGGTCCGACGGGCCTGCTCAtcgcctcctcttcctccctctcccACTCCTGCCTCTGCAGCTCTCGACGCATGTCCTCGGACAGTAGGGTCTTCTGAGATGCGGCTATTCTACACGAAACATCACAACTATGTGTTATCTTTTTTGGTTCAAGGAATTATTCAgaagcaaaatgaaacaaaaaccaaacttcaaaacaacttacaaaacaaaatatctctATTAAACACCAGCGTTTAGTTGAATATTTCTAGGTATGAACTGATATTTTTAAGCCACATATAGTGCAACTGTTCTAAAATGTATAAATCTTTACTTTTCAGAGCCTTTAACTTGATGAGTAATTTATGAGTGCATTATATTAACATGAAAACAGTATGGAGTTGCtaatttcaacacaaaaatgctttcAAATATCTATTATTCATTCATATATTTACCCCTTTCCTTTAAGGTCTTGGTCCATTTTCTGGAAACTTGGCAGGTCTTTCTTCATGCATCTTCGAGATCGTCCCAAAGCGTCCACAAAATCAACCCTAAGGGACAACAAGAAAATCTTTAACAACCGTTACCGATTATTTGGAAGGCTTGCGAATTCAAAGATACAAAAACTTGGAAAATGTTGTAATTGAAGTTGAGTTGTCTGCAACAAACCCTGAGTAACAAATGAGCGAGACATTACCATTCCTCGTCTGGGTTCTCAGGAGGAGGGATTGGTGACGAACGGTCTCTGTCCTCATCGTCTTTCTCCACCTCCTTCCGTAGTTGtggttctctttttttgtcGATAATCTTCTGGGTGAAGTCAACAAGGTACAGGGCATCTGTTTCTTCATCTGAAGAAGACCAGGACAAGTTCAAAACAACAGAGCAACTATTATCGGTGCAAAATATCAGGCAGCTCACAAACTCTACTCACCTGGAAAGTCTCCTTTTGTCATCTGCTCATAGAGCCTGGCCTTTTCCTCCAACTTGCGCCTGTGTATTGGAGCAGAAAATGATCAAAGGTTGCAGTCACCTGTTGGCTGACACATTTAAACCTCAGGTGAAGCTGAACTCACCTGGATGTGTCGAGGCTGGTCTGCTCCTCCGCCAGCTGCTCTGCATCTTTCTCAGCTCTTGCTGAGACTCCAGCGTTTTGTTTACTCCAGATATTAGGCTTCTGGAAATGAAGAGAAAGTGGTGAGAAATATTTCTCCGCGCCATGATCATAAAATATGTCCCTTCGCATCTTCACTCAAAATGTACCTTGTTGGTTGTGGATTTAGCTTTGAGT is part of the Kryptolebias marmoratus isolate JLee-2015 linkage group LG4, ASM164957v2, whole genome shotgun sequence genome and harbors:
- the ccdc174 gene encoding coiled-coil domain-containing protein 174, producing MDKKKKPLHVAASSLVDLKAELYRKQEQFKREKLGQEAADAGLKAKSTTNKKPNIWSKQNAGVSARAEKDAEQLAEEQTSLDTSRRKLEEKARLYEQMTKGDFPDEETDALYLVDFTQKIIDKKREPQLRKEVEKDDEDRDRSSPIPPPENPDEEWVDFVDALGRSRRCMKKDLPSFQKMDQDLKGKGIAASQKTLLSEDMRRELQRQEWEREEEEAMSRPVGPIHYEDIRAQEARDLGVGYYAFAQDEEHRRKQRETLDMLRDQTTEQRTKRERLKEKRQSILQARLAKVRQRKMKKAKLDGSEEEEKEPEENQGKDEEPEMVGPILQSDVPPEVSILKRVEVEIQERRDTKPGVPHVREWDRGKEYMFSEWKTRRRDERDSEFAPPSAYFSDEKRPKPAKTKNQENKSSMSFRFAKRPGGTSESEAEPQPQSPAAPPAPSQPSQPPPADTSPRSAPSFNPQYPPPPPFYPQFPPPPPFQFAGPPHVLPPFPPQYSYQYPPPFPPPPADQSQAQQPPEGAQSLDEMLSFYRNTT